The genomic stretch attatagtgtctgtctcccctgttagattgtaaggccATTGAGGTccaagtctactaattctactgtactctgccaagcattagTATGGTGTGCTATTCTCAGTAGGCATTCAAAAAATATTTTTGATGGTGTAGGACTTCCCTAACAGCTGCACACAGATAGCAACCCAGCTGACCCTGTCATGTTCTGAACCCTGGGAGTTCAGACCATAGACACTAGGAGGTAGGGGAGAGTGGGAGCAGGGTGAGGTGTGGTGCTGAAACCTCACTGTGGGAGTTACGACTCCATCCTCAGGCCCATGGTGGAATCTGGGGCTATAGTATGTCAGGGAAACAGCTCTGGCACCAAGCTTCACAAGATTTGTTCTGGGGTCTGCAGAGAGCTCTGACTACTCTTCAGGCCCTCAGGGGTTGGTATCTAGAAGCCCAACTCTGAGctgcccttttcccttctctttcttggttggttttttttttttggcggtcATGGGAAGGATTTGGTACTACTGCTGGATGTAAATACTACTGCTGGATATAAACCGGTGATAGTGGGAGAAAGAAACCCGGTGTGTAATATGTGGCTCAAAGATTCTAGAAAGGAGCAGCTAAGATGGGCATGACCTACCCTCAGCTTTGGACATTCCCCAAATCAGTGCCATGATTTGTGGGATAACTTCCGGGCTGCCTTCTTTGCCCTGCCTCATTTGTCCACTCTGGCAGCCATTCCTTCTCCTTTAATCCTGGTAGGGGGCCTGCCCCAAGGTCTGAAGATCTGAGCCCCTGGCCAAACCAGCCTAATGCTCTGTCCATAAGTGCTCTGTGAAGGGAACAGCCgtttccttcctccccgcccccctcttcTGTTGCAACAAGCATGAAAGCTGCCTCTGGGTGTAAAAGGCGCTCAGCAGGGAGACGTTGCTTTGGGAATCTCTTTATTAGTATGTCCACTGTGTGTCTAGCCCCGTCGCGGCCTCGGTACCTACCAGGGctcggtgggtgggtgggggcaggggtgagggggcaTGCAACCACAGTCAGGAAAAAGTGTTGGGGAGGGGTTTGAAGGATTTCCCCCTCATTTCATTGTCAAGGTGGCAGAGAttgcagaggcagatgggcagcTTCAGTTGGTTGGGTATTGGCCCCTGGCCATGGAGGAAGGGCCCCAGGGAAAAGAAACACGTACCCTCCTTGGATCAGGGCAGGGGAAGCAAAAACCTCTCTCAGATGAAACCCAGCTCCATTCCCAGCCTCCCAACTCCTCTTTCTGAAGCCCATTTGGGCATCTGTTAGAGCTCAGCCAGGGTCTAGGTCCAGAAATGGCTTTGCCAATCTAAAGTGGATAATATAATTACCATTTGGAGCTGCAGGCCCTGGTTAGCCTCATCTGTTCCAGACAACTGGTTCTGGACTGTTCTCTTGGCAGTGCCCTAACAGTGCCCCAAAAAAACCAGGCCCTAGTCTGCCATGCCAATATCATGCGGGACCCAAGACTTGGGTGCAGAATGGGAGGGATGAGACTATTGCTTAGGCATGGGGCTGCCCTCAGATCCAGAGGGATTCTGGGTCACCTCAAGGAGAgtcacatttccctcctctgacaGGACACCACAAAGAATGCCATTGGTCAGTGCAGGACTGTGCCGCTGGCCCGAGCAACAGAGGAGTCTTGTGACGGATGCCTCCCGGACATCTGGGCTCCACCTcaggctctgccgactgtcatcAGGCCCATCTGTCTCTGGGTCAGTGGGCAGAGGCAGCTTTGTTCCGGGTCAGTGCGAGCCTGCAGGCCCCAAGGCTATGGGGAGTAAGTGGTCTGGAAGAAGGCAATAACTGGCTAAGTTTACTGCCAGCCAGTCAGCGAATGGCTTCGGCTGCCTGTGGGCTGCTTAATGGACTCAGTGGAGACACTGTGATGGCTCTGAGCTGCCGTTACCTGTCTCTCCTCTGTGGACGTGCCTGGGCCAAGGCAATGACGACCCACGTGTGCTGGATAAATCGTTGTGAGCCACGGTCCCTCGCTGCTCACCGCCTGGCCCGGCTGTCTGGAAGAAACGGCCGCATCCTCTCACCATGGTCTGCCTGAGGCAGCAACTCCCAGCTCAGGCTTTGGAAGGCCTTGGCCAAAACCTTCCCTTGCCTGGTCTTCCCAGCTGCAACACTACTGCAGgaaagtgggggaggggaggtagatgtGGAGGTGAGGGCCAGCTCTGCCCAAGTACCTTTGTGGGTTGCGATCGGGAAACCGAGAACCACACTGGAAGCTCCTAATTTCAGAGTGGgaaaagtggggagaagcagagggagagaaaagggactaAATGGGATacctggtgaggggaaggggtttCGCTAGAGGACTTCAAGCCATAGTCAACATCtgtcagggatggggagaagagatacagagaggtagaaagagacagaacctgtgtgtgtgtgtgtgtgtgcgcgcgcacacgcgCGCGAGCGCACGTTTGCCTATTTctaatttgttttattttcaattgtatttattcagcgctttctgtgtgcaaagcactgtactatgcgcttgagtactctactaagagcttgtgtAGGAGCTGCCAGCCAAGAGAGGGCATAAATGGAGGCTACCGATTAGGTCCAAACAAGAATAAGACTGTGTCCAGTTCTGCGTTTTGCCAAGTCTGGAAGAACAGAAGAAAAAAAGCCCCAAAAGGGTCAGGTAACAGAGCCAGAGGAGACTGTGAATAACGAGTTGTTAGATGGAGGTTAAGGACTGAGGCCAGAAACGGAGGAAACAGGCCAGCAGAGCAAGAGGGGTGGTCAAGCTGCTAAAGGGATAATCTATCAGTTAGAATCTCCTTTCCCCAGTGGGTTaagtccaggctgcttccccaatcaATTTGATGGTGAAAAATGGTGACCTAAAGTCTGGGGATGGGCTAGGGAAATCAATGTTttttccttgagcgcttactgaatgcagagcactgctctaagtctcCTCAGTGGCCTTTCCAGCCCAGGGAGCACCTTTCATGCAGACAGTTCTGGTCCTCAGGCTTCTAAGTGGCTTTTGACACCTGCCTTAGAGGATCATGGCACCTTTTACTGCTGCGATTCAGTCCCCGATGAGGTGGGCGGCAGAGACTCTGGAGACTGGCCGTGCCCAGGTGGGAGATAGGCAGATTGGTGCTACCCAAACGTTCTACTCAAGCTGGGGCAAGGTCTTAAACTTCCACCCACAGCAAAGCCCAGGGACTTTGATTAAAGACAGTTTTGGCTTAAACTCTGGTCAATGCAGCCTTGGCAGCTGAAACCCTGGAATCACATCTCTGCAGCTcctctgggccgggagggagctgTGGAAGAAACGACAAACTTGGTTTTCATGAGCTCTTGAGAGTTGGGGCCAAGTGCCTCTTGGAACTGACCTAAGAGCAGTTGCAGGAAGAGTTGTTTCTCTGGACCCTAACTGGTgggcaagagagaaagaggagagtcagggacgcgtctactgattctgttgtattatactctccaatcacttagtgcagtgctctgcacacagtaagtgctcataaatatcacttattgattgatttgtttattgGAGCTGTGTCCAGAAAAGACCTCAAGAAAAtgaagtccaggcttgggagtttggTGCAAGAAAcagttcttttctctctcctttctgggtGCAATGAACCCATTGCCATTTCTCCCTTCGTCCAACATGGGCATCTTCCTAGGTGGGACAAATGCCCAAAGTTAAGCTTGTGCCCAAGCCTGGAGTCTGAGTTCTAAATTTCCAGCTCAGCAAGCACCATCCTTCCCCTAAACAAGCTAACTCCTGGGTGTCATTGCCCAGAATCTCTCCTCTCATTTCTCTTTgggacatgtttgctaattctttcatattgtattctcctaagtgcttggtacagtgtctgcccacagtaagcactcaataaataccattgattgattgagtctctgaAGATAGGGCTCTACTGCTTACCTCTCAGAATCACACTAACCTGCTGCTCTCATTCTTTCTGCCATTTTGGAATCCCAGAGCTGTGACCCTTGGACTTAACTGAACAAAGGGCACAGGGAGTCAAGAGAAGAGCAGAACTGGAAAAGGAACTTGTGCTCAGAATTGTACCCCTTAAACCACTTCAAGGCCTCTCCACTGGTCTGCTCATTGTGTTTTTGTCATATACCAAAATGAGATTGCCTCTGTTAGCCCTGGGGGAGAatttgggaaagagaaagggatacTCTTTGACTCctagttgccaagcacttagtacagtgctctgcacacagtaagcactcaataaatatgattgaatgaatgaataaaaagccaGAATCCATTAGAAGAGATGGGCCAGAAATGTAGGCTCTCACCCTAGGGCGGGAAGGACCATGCTCAAGGAGATGCTTAAGGGTCTGCTTCAGCCCACCATGAAGTCAGCTCATGGCTACACAGTGACACTCCCTTAAGATTTGGTGCTGACTCTCATCAGGGAAGCCCAAATTCCTGCCCGTCTCATCTCTAGCATTGGGCCTTTCCCCAATCTGGGGCTTAGAATTATGGGAGTGTAAGAAGTCCTGTACTgctttcctcccctccacatctcaGAGCAGAGATGTGCACTGTAGAATGATGAGGTCCTCTCCTCCCAGCAGCAGGGCCCAGGGGAGATAGGAGAATGATGGGAGAAGACATGTGGCTCCAAATGGAGGACTCCTCAATGCAAACTAAAACAAGAGGCTGGGCGGAACACAGTGAGGGGCTTGGAAGGAGGCAGCTGGTTCTTGGGGCATCACAGAACAGGTGGCAAATCACCCCCACCCAGCAGGCCCTCTGCTCTTACGTAGCCTGTTCTGTGGTCTCCCTATCCTGGGATGGACATAACCATGACACCGAAGGCAGAGTGTTGGGCACTGGGTTTCCTTCCGCCAATGGAATTAGGATTTTGATAGAAGCAGAGGGAGTAAGCATCGTCTTCTAATCAGATTTGGGTGGCTAGAAAGGTGAGAAGTGATTTGGATTGAGTGGTCGGGGAGGGTAGTTGGAGCTGCCGAGGTTCTCAGAAGCAAGAATTTAAGTGAGTGGAATAGAGGGCCGTGACCTTTCCTCGGCCAAGTCAAAAATCAGAGCCGGCTGGCAAGGAGGATTATGGGTAGGATTCCCCTTTGGCAAACTGAGGGGGCTTGTGTAGGAAAGCAGTTTGGTCCTCTTCCAACCCATTACAAACTAGAACTCGGGTAGGGCCGGTAGGGATGGGAGGTGAAGTGTCTTCTTCCATGGTGAAAGGTTGGCAGAGATGTATGAGGGGCAGGGGGACTGGATTCCTCTCTGCCCAACAGCAGACGAACCATGGAGCTGCCAGGGCCCTGGGGGAGTGGGCGCCCCCTCTTTTAGTCTCCTACAGCCTCTCCTTAAGGGTTCCCGCCCCCTACCTGCAAGGGGGCAGTTATGGAGATCCCCAGCCGCAAAGTTTGGTAACAAAGAAAGACGCTCGTCAAACCTTGAGCCCTCACTCCCTCCTCGTCTGGGGTCTAgacccccctccctgctccaacaAGGAGCACCGGGCCCATCTACCCAGGAGGTTTCAGATGAACCGCTGCGCTGTTGGGGCGGGCTGCCAGGATGTACAGGACGTTCTCCTTCAGGAACGTGGGCCAGTCCATGGAcctggagagagatcagagagtgGAAGCTGAAATGGGCTCCAGATGCCCCAGCGGCACTTGTGTGGGGAATGGGCTGGGGGGCCAGGAAATCAAGGTTGGCCTGGCCCAAAGCATTCAGGCACCAGTCAGGGCCAAACCCCAACACTTCACCCCTGAGAATATCTCACTTGGGTCAATAAAGGCAGagaatagtgcctgggacataataagtgctttaaaataccattatttattaatattaataataataataataatgatggcatttattaagcgcttactatgtgcaaagcacggttctaagtgctggggaggttacaaggtcatcaggttgtcccatggggggctcacagtcttaattcccattttacagatgaggtaacggaggcacagagaagtaaagtgacttgcccaaagtcacacagctgacaattggtggagccgggatttgaacccatgacctctgcctccaaagcctgggctctttccactgaaccatgttccttctctaattattatcatcattattattatcatcgcctCAGGGAGAAGCCGAGAGTGCTCACTCACCTGGGTTCTTCCTGGTCAGCTTTGAGGAAGGGCTTCTCCTGGCTCTTGCCGCTGTTGCTACTGGCTGGGCTGCTCTCCGATATTGGCCCCACATGGCTGATGCTGAATGTACAGGGACATGGAGTTGGAACAGGACTAGAAGGAGACGGAGCcctattccacttgtctgccctacCTCCCCACTCACCCCAATCTTATCTTACCAGGGGGCAGCACTGTAGGAGGGGGAAGTGTGGAGAAAGGGACAAATCAAACAAAGAGGGATAAGTTGGGACCCTTAGTGAAgcgaaagggaggaaggggagtgtaTGGGGAAGACGCTGATTGCTCAACCCCGTACCTGACGTTGCAGGACAGGGTCTCTCGGGGGCGCTTGCGGAACCAGGCATGCTGGGCCTTCCGGCACTCGGTCTCACTCACGtggccctccctgccctgggccagGAAGGCAACTCGGGCCCGGTCCCGCTCCTTGGCTGTGAGGAGCCTGAGCAGTGAGTTCTTcggggaaagtagaggagaatcAAGAAGCCCGGCTGGCCCCAACGCTGCCACTCTAACCTCCTTGCTCTGCCTTGATCCCAtctgtctcaccatcaacccatagcccacatcctgcctctggcctggaatgccctccctcctcaaatccgacaattactcttccctacaCACctagagccttattgaaggtacatctcccccaaaaggccttccctgactaagccctcctttcctcttctcccactcccttctgcatcaccctgacttgctcccttctttcagtccccgctcccctccccacagcacttgtgtacgtatctgtaatttatttatttagattactgtcctgcccctctggattgtaagcttgatgtgggcatggaatgtgcctgtttaatgttgtattgtcctctcccaagcacttagtacagtgctctgcacacagtaagcactcaatcagtgtgATGGATGGGTTGATCCCATGGACACTCCTTCCGGCTGATCTGATAGGTCCCTTCCAAGTCCACGAGAGACGGAGGGGtttctctcttctctgccccACTAAGCTACTTGGAGAAGGGCCAAATCTTCCTTCTCCACAGGCCAACCAACCTATCACACCAGCCAGGTGCATCACCCGCCTCAGCAGGGCTGGCTAGTGGATGGTTAGCGGGGTGATGTTCCCAGCCACGGGCCTACCCaggctccctttaataataataataataataatgatgatggcatttattaagctcttactatgtgcaaagcactgttctaagtgctggggaggttacaaggtgatcaggttgtcccacggggggctcacagtcttcatcctcattttacagatgaggtaactgaggcccagaaaagttaattgacttgcccaaagtcacacagttgacagttggcggagccgggatttgaacccgtgacctgtgactccaaagtccatgctctttccactgagcaacactactTTGTTGAGTCCATCACCGAGGGtgatgttccctggccacagggttCCCTTtgttgacttgcttcctttgttcaactccctctcccagccccacagtacttacaaacatatctgaaatttatttatttctattaatgtctgcctccccctctagatgtaagctccttgtgggcagggaatgtgtctgtttactgtttaattgtactctcccaagcacttagtacagtcactgggctcacagtaagtgctcaataaatacaattgaatgaatgaatgaacaccagagGGAATCTCTCCCCAACATCCGCCCTGGACTGGAGCCTCACCTCGGGGCGCAGCTGGTGTAGCAGTTGCAGGGATTCATAGGATAAGAAGTCAGGCCACTCCACATGGCCCTGGCGGTCAGGGTCGAGGGCAGCGAACTGGCTGGTGGCGcgttcctcctgctcctcactGAGCACCCTGGCACTGCTTCCCCGTCGAGCTGCCTGGTGCTGGTAGCGGAGGAAGTCGTCCAGTGTCAGCGAGCAGTCTGTAAAGAGGCAAAAACCTTCAATGTCCCCAGctgtccctggccctccaggccCAGAATGCCCCTTCTGGAGCCTCCCTGGAGCCCTTTGAACCAGTCCATCTCTTGGCACCATTGGCAATGGTTCCATCGCCCAGagcgggctgggggtggggatgccAACAATCCCTGGGCTCGAGATTCCCCAGGGGTTTTCTGGCACCCCTACCCTCTCCTGTCATCTTTGAGGCCTTTCCCTGGCACCTCAAGAACGTGGTTCACCTTCAATCTCCAAGATGAGGTGAGAGGAGGGCGGATACGAGCTCATACAGCCTCCTCATTCCTCTGCATTGGGGGGGGGcgttcctcccaccccccacacaaCTCCATCCCAGAGGCCCTCACCAGGAATGATCCTACACTCTTGGAAGCTTTCCATGAGGCTGAACATCTCTTCCTCGGTTAGCAGCAGGTTGAGGTTGTcctgaagagagaaaaggagaaagtctTGAATGGTCCGGGGCTGAAGGGGTGTCAGGCTGAAATGTGTGAGGACTCAGAGCAAGGAAGTTTAATCCCCAATGCTACCCCTGGCTCGGTGTGTCTCTCTGAGTCTACCTCTGCCCCTCCTGGCCTACAACATTCCCACCAGGAAGCCAGCAGTTCTAAAGCACTGTTTGCTGGCTTGTTGCTCGGGGGCACAGAAGCTCTTTTAACTCCAAAAAATGCCCTTTGAAAGGGGCTAAATTTTGTGCACCAGTTTCAGCAAGGAAAACCCAGGGGACTGCTTCCTGATGCAGTTACACCTATCTATGAGCCCTGAACAGCGGGGGCCTTCAGATCTTTCCCAGAGTCCCCATGGACCTTCTCGGCagggaaaggtgggggggagtaagagactgagggaggaagggagatgaggaggaataAAGAGAGGTCCTAACCATTTTCATACTTCCTCCAAGGTTAGAGCttgaaacagacagacagacactcacacacacagtttgaggaggaggtgtagaatggggagggaggaagggataggAACAAGGCCAGCCCTGAATCTCTAGCCTCTCCATGTTTCTCCTCTCAAGaaacttcaatggttgcccatctacctccgcattaaacagaaactcctccccatgggCGTTAgagcactccattaccttgccccctctagttcaccttgctactctcctactatgacccagcccacacatttcactcctttcatgccaaccttctctcatgccaacctcaatctcttctatcttgccactgacctattgcccacatcctgcgtctggcctggaatgtcctcctgccTCAAATTTGACAATCACCCTCTCCTgcctcaaagccttatcgaaggcacatctcctccatgaggccttccctgactaagccctcctttcctcttctccaactcccttctgtgtcaccctgacttgctccctttatataTCCCCCCCGACTCTCAGCCTCACGGcacatgtctgtcatttatttatattaatgtctgtctccccctctagactgtaagctcgttgtgtgcagggaacatgtctgttacattgcattctcccaagcacttagtacagttgctctgcacacagtaagcgctcagtaagtaagattgactgactgagagaggcatttctagaatgtgagtatttaagcagcagctgctgcagccACAGTGTCAGGGGCAAATCTAAAGTTGGCTCTGGGAGCCCCCTGCAGCAATGCGTGCAGGGAGAAGGCGCCTGGGAAAGAGGGAATCCAGTGGTACTGCTAAGGGGAATCCCAGCAGGGTTGTGGGGGTCAGGACTGGAAgaaaaatggggggtgggggtagacAAAAGCCAGCCATGCCGTGCAGATGCAGGATGTCTCCTAGCGGTTCCcaatgtggaggggagaggaggggacagaaggaggaagaggactggCAATGGACCTCCTCTGTCCTTTTGATGCCTAGAGATTTCCCAAATCTCCCACTGTTAGATTACCCCGTTGCCCTTGGAGTTCTCACCCAGGATCTACGGGGGAAGCTTGAAATATCCCATGGCTCGGGGAGAAGCCGAGGCTTTTATGCTCATTTTTCTGGTTACTGCGGTTGGAGGACATGTAGCAAGCAGTCGAGGAAGGAAACTAGAAATGTGGGGCATGGCGGAGCCCAGCTCTGTCCTTCTGGGGTGGTGGCGGGGTGACTCTCATTCTCTCTACACGGTGGGAAGGAGGACTTTGGGgaagacacgggcctgggaatcagaggacctgggttctgatcccagctccatctcatgcctgctgtgtgaccttgggcaagtcacttcacttctctgggcctcagtttcctcatctataaaaatgggggttaagactgtgagccccatgtgggatagggactgtttccatcctgattatctacctcagtgcttagtaataatgattatcatgatacttgttaagtgcttactatgtgccaagcactgttctaagcactggggtagatacaagttaatcaggttggaaatagcacctgccccacattgggctcacactcttaaaacccatgtatttgttgctgaattgtacttcccaagtgcttagtacagtgctctaaacacagtaagtgctccatcaatacgattgaatgaatgaatgattttgttacaggtgacttgcccaaggtcacatagcagacatgtggcagagccaggattaataataactataatagta from Tachyglossus aculeatus isolate mTacAcu1 unplaced genomic scaffold, mTacAcu1.pri scaffold_177_arrow_ctg1, whole genome shotgun sequence encodes the following:
- the PHF24 gene encoding PHD finger protein 24 isoform X2 is translated as MGVLMSKRQTVEQVQKVSLAVSAFKDGLRERPSIRRTGEPAGARRGTVDHAVQEQQQEEEGAATAEGDPQEGGSRNRAAWERLRDGRGVEPEEFDRANRFTPPAFTRPTRELFDDQPLDIFLEPLESVANDEMCEICEVWTAENLFPCRICTRVFHDGCLHRMGYLQGDGALEMAEVAHTEIGWSCYYCDNLNLLLTEEEMFSLMESFQECRIIPDCSLTLDDFLRYQHQAARRGSSARVLSEEQEERATSQFAALDPDRQGHVEWPDFLSYESLQLLHQLRPENSLLRLLTAKERDRARVAFLAQGREGHVSETECRKAQHAWFRKRPRETLSCNVSISHVGPISESSPASSNSGKSQEKPFLKADQEEPRSMDWPTFLKENVLYILAARPNSAAVHLKPPG
- the PHF24 gene encoding PHD finger protein 24 isoform X1, which translates into the protein MGVLMSKRQTVEQVQKVSLAVSAFKDGLRERPSIRRTGEPAGARRGTVDHAVQEQQQEEEGAATAEGDPQEGGSRNRAAWERLRDGRGVEPEEFDRANRFTPPAFTRPTRELFDDQPLDIFLEPLESVANDEMCEICEVWTAENLFPCRICTRVFHDGCLHRMGYLQGDGALEMAEVAHTEIGWSCYYCDNLNLLLTEEEMFSLMESFQECRIIPDCSLTLDDFLRYQHQAARRGSSARVLSEEQEERATSQFAALDPDRQGHVEWPDFLSYESLQLLHQLRPENSLLRLLTAKERDRARVAFLAQGREGHVSETECRKAQHAWFRKRPRETLSCNVSISHVGPISESSPASSNSGKSQEKPFLKADQEEPRSMDWPTFLKENVLYILAARPNSAAVHLKPPGSVAAGKTRQGKVLAKAFQSLSWELLPQADHGERMRPFLPDSRARR